The Prevotella sp. E9-3 genome has a window encoding:
- the folD gene encoding bifunctional methylenetetrahydrofolate dehydrogenase/methenyltetrahydrofolate cyclohydrolase FolD, with amino-acid sequence MQLIDGKATAAAIKAEIAEEVKEIIAKGGKQPHLAAVLVGHDGGSETYVKNKVLACEACGFKSTLIRYEADVTEAELLACVDKLNKDNDVDGFIVQLPLPKHIDEQKIIEAIDYRKDVDGFHPINVGRMAIGLPCFISATPLGIITLLKRYNIETSGKKCVILGRSNIVGKPMAQLMMQKQYGDSTVTVCHSRSKTLKEECRAADIIIAAIGSPEFVTADMVKEGAVIVDVGTTRVPDATRKSGFRLSGDVKFDEVAPKCSFITPVPGGVGPMTICSLMKNTLAAGKKEYYK; translated from the coding sequence ATGCAACTGATTGACGGAAAAGCTACGGCTGCGGCCATCAAGGCCGAAATAGCCGAAGAAGTAAAAGAGATTATAGCAAAGGGTGGCAAACAGCCTCATTTGGCAGCCGTACTGGTAGGCCACGATGGAGGTTCTGAAACCTATGTGAAGAATAAGGTGTTGGCTTGTGAGGCTTGCGGATTCAAATCTACCCTCATTCGTTATGAGGCTGATGTGACGGAAGCAGAACTGCTGGCATGTGTGGACAAACTGAACAAGGACAACGATGTTGACGGCTTTATTGTTCAGTTGCCCCTTCCCAAGCATATCGATGAACAGAAAATTATTGAAGCCATCGACTATCGCAAGGATGTGGACGGATTTCATCCCATCAACGTAGGCCGCATGGCAATTGGTCTGCCTTGCTTTATCTCAGCCACTCCGCTCGGTATTATCACTCTGCTGAAACGCTACAATATTGAAACCTCTGGTAAGAAGTGTGTCATCTTAGGCCGCTCTAATATTGTAGGAAAGCCTATGGCCCAGTTGATGATGCAGAAACAGTATGGCGATTCAACCGTCACAGTGTGCCACTCACGCTCAAAAACCTTGAAGGAAGAGTGCCGCGCGGCCGACATCATCATCGCTGCTATCGGTAGTCCTGAGTTTGTTACTGCCGATATGGTGAAGGAAGGTGCTGTCATCGTTGACGTAGGTACTACCCGTGTTCCCGATGCAACCCGCAAAAGCGGCTTCCGTCTTTCTGGCGACGTGAAGTTTGACGAGGTGGCTCCAAAATGCTCGTTTATCACTCCCGTTCCTGGTGGTGTGGGCCCCATGACCATCTGCTCACTGATGAAGAATACGTTAGCAGCAGGAAAAAAGGAATACTACAAGTGA
- the ffh gene encoding signal recognition particle protein yields MFENLSERLERSFKILKGEGKITEINVAETLKDVRRALLDADVNYKVAKNFTDTVKQKAMGMNVLTAIKPSQLMVKIVHDELTELMGGKATELKLEGRPAIILMSGLQGSGKTTFSGKLANMLKNRQHKTPLLVACDVYRPAAIDQLKVVGQTVGVDVYTEEGNKNVVEIAQNAIRKAKQENYNVVIIDTAGRLAIDEQMMQEIKNLKDAVNPDETLFVVDSMTGQDAVNTAKEFNDRLDFDGVVLTKLDGDTRGGAALSIRTVVTKPIKFVGTGEKMEAIDVFHPERMADRILGMGDVVSLVERAQMQFDEEEAKRLEKKIRKNKFDFDDFMNQIQQIKKMGNIKDLAAMIPGVGKAIKDVDIDDNAFKGIEAIIQSMTPKERQNPDIINQSRRMRIAKGSGTKIDDVNRLLKQFDQTRKMMKMVSGMDRSKMAQMAAAMKNMKR; encoded by the coding sequence ATGTTTGAGAATTTAAGTGAACGCCTGGAACGGTCGTTCAAAATACTGAAAGGTGAAGGGAAAATCACCGAAATCAATGTAGCCGAGACGCTGAAAGACGTTCGCAGAGCACTGCTCGATGCCGACGTGAACTATAAAGTAGCCAAGAACTTTACTGATACGGTGAAGCAGAAGGCAATGGGCATGAACGTGCTCACAGCCATCAAACCTAGTCAGTTGATGGTGAAGATTGTGCACGATGAACTGACAGAGCTGATGGGTGGTAAGGCTACCGAACTCAAACTGGAAGGCCGTCCCGCAATTATTCTGATGTCGGGCTTGCAGGGTTCTGGTAAGACTACTTTCTCAGGAAAATTAGCAAACATGCTGAAAAACCGTCAGCACAAGACTCCGTTGTTGGTGGCTTGCGACGTGTATCGTCCTGCTGCTATCGACCAGTTGAAAGTGGTAGGGCAGACCGTAGGCGTTGACGTATATACCGAGGAAGGCAACAAAAATGTTGTTGAGATAGCCCAGAATGCTATCCGTAAGGCAAAACAGGAAAACTATAATGTGGTCATCATCGATACTGCCGGTCGTCTGGCTATTGATGAGCAGATGATGCAGGAAATCAAGAACCTGAAGGATGCTGTCAATCCCGATGAGACCCTGTTCGTAGTTGACTCGATGACGGGTCAGGATGCCGTGAACACCGCCAAGGAGTTCAATGACCGTCTGGATTTCGACGGTGTGGTACTGACCAAACTCGATGGCGATACCCGTGGCGGTGCAGCCCTTTCTATTCGCACCGTAGTTACTAAGCCTATCAAGTTTGTGGGTACTGGTGAGAAGATGGAAGCCATTGATGTGTTCCATCCCGAACGTATGGCCGACCGTATTCTTGGCATGGGCGATGTCGTTTCTTTGGTAGAGCGTGCTCAGATGCAGTTCGACGAAGAAGAGGCAAAACGACTGGAGAAGAAAATCCGTAAGAACAAGTTCGACTTTGACGACTTCATGAATCAGATTCAGCAGATTAAGAAGATGGGTAACATCAAAGATCTGGCTGCCATGATTCCTGGAGTAGGAAAGGCCATCAAAGATGTTGATATTGACGATAATGCCTTCAAGGGTATTGAGGCTATCATTCAGTCTATGACACCGAAGGAACGTCAGAATCCTGATATCATCAACCAGAGCCGTCGTATGCGTATCGCCAAGGGTTCGGGCACGAAGATTGACGATGTGAACCGTCTGCTGAAACAGTTCGACCAGACTCGTAAGATGATGAAGATGGTGAGCGGCATGGACAGAAGTAAGATGGCACAGATGGCTGCCGCAATGAAGAACATGAAACGATAA
- a CDS encoding 5-formyltetrahydrofolate cyclo-ligase: MREQMREAKKQHHAQLPTLSTQVVEHLSPLISQLSSLNCQLSIINCQLSIILAYWPLPDEVDITPLIDRLVAQGHTILLPKVTGEGTMELRRYTSRDDMAEGAFHIQEPVGEPFADFDQISVALVPGMAFDAAGHRLGRGKGYYDRFLAAHPGIHKIGVCFPFQRVAEVPSEEHDIMMDEVVS; this comes from the coding sequence TTGCGTGAACAGATGCGAGAGGCAAAAAAGCAACACCATGCTCAACTCCCCACCTTGTCCACCCAAGTGGTAGAACACCTCTCACCTCTCATCTCTCAATTGTCATCTCTCAATTGTCAATTGTCAATTATCAATTGTCAATTATCAATTATCTTAGCCTACTGGCCTTTGCCCGATGAGGTGGATATTACTCCGCTGATAGACCGTCTGGTGGCTCAGGGACATACAATTCTTTTGCCAAAGGTTACAGGCGAAGGAACAATGGAACTGCGTCGCTATACCTCAAGAGATGATATGGCAGAAGGTGCTTTTCATATTCAAGAACCCGTGGGAGAACCATTTGCCGACTTTGATCAGATAAGTGTTGCGCTCGTTCCTGGTATGGCCTTCGATGCTGCCGGTCATCGGTTGGGACGCGGAAAAGGCTATTATGATCGTTTTCTTGCTGCTCATCCTGGTATTCATAAAATTGGTGTTTGTTTTCCTTTCCAAAGAGTAGCCGAGGTTCCTTCAGAAGAACATGACATCATGATGGACGAAGTGGTAAGCTGA
- a CDS encoding DnaJ domain-containing protein — MAASTWIGALLGWFVAGPFGAIIGGFLGSMLNGSEGEGQTLFGGNNGSENIGNRNSFLMSMLVLMSYIIRADGRIMHSEMELARLWLRQNFGEVAAQQGDQILRRLFEEANRQGEQQYRRNIREECQQIAQNVDYSGRLQLLNFLLMIAQADGYVDTTEVNALKDVARWIDLPTDAVDSMLNLGQDDLESAYKVLGVSPDVTDDVLKKAYRKLALEHHPDRVAALGDDVRKAAEKKFQEINAAKERIWKARGMG, encoded by the coding sequence ATGGCAGCAAGTACATGGATAGGTGCCTTATTAGGCTGGTTCGTAGCCGGTCCGTTCGGCGCTATTATAGGTGGCTTTCTTGGTTCGATGCTCAATGGTAGCGAGGGGGAAGGCCAAACCCTCTTTGGTGGCAACAACGGCAGCGAGAATATAGGAAATCGCAACAGCTTCCTCATGTCGATGCTGGTGTTGATGTCATATATTATCCGTGCCGATGGACGCATCATGCACTCTGAGATGGAACTGGCTCGCCTGTGGCTTCGTCAGAATTTTGGCGAGGTAGCTGCCCAACAGGGCGATCAGATATTGCGCCGCCTGTTTGAAGAAGCCAACAGACAGGGTGAACAACAGTATCGTCGGAACATTCGCGAGGAGTGTCAGCAAATAGCTCAGAACGTGGACTATAGTGGCCGTCTGCAACTGCTGAACTTCCTGCTGATGATTGCTCAGGCCGATGGCTACGTGGACACTACCGAGGTGAATGCCTTGAAGGATGTGGCACGTTGGATAGACCTGCCTACTGATGCAGTTGACTCGATGCTGAATCTCGGACAGGATGATTTGGAATCGGCCTATAAAGTCCTGGGAGTAAGTCCTGATGTTACCGACGATGTGCTGAAGAAAGCCTATCGCAAACTGGCGCTTGAACATCATCCCGACCGTGTGGCAGCACTTGGCGATGATGTGCGCAAGGCTGCTGAAAAGAAATTCCAGGAAATCAATGCCGCAAAAGAGCGTATCTGGAAGGCAAGAGGAATGGGGTAG
- a CDS encoding prephenate dehydrogenase/arogenate dehydrogenase family protein yields MKILVMGAGKMGSFFIDLLSFDHEVAVYEKDPLRMRFTYNCQRFTQLEEVREFRPELVVNAVTVKYTIPAFKEIIPYLPKDCIITDISSVKTGLKEFYESTGMHYASSHPMFGPTFANLNQLSEENAIIINEGDFIGRLFFKDIYQKLGLNIYEYSFEEHDKTVAYSLSIPFVSTFVFAAVMKHQDAPGTTFKRHMRIAKGVLNEDDYLLQEILFNPYTHDQVSQIRTELKELLEIIDHKDADGMKKYLKKIRDNVRRDIEIKR; encoded by the coding sequence ATGAAGATATTAGTAATGGGCGCAGGAAAGATGGGAAGTTTCTTCATCGACCTGCTGAGTTTTGACCATGAGGTGGCGGTATATGAGAAAGATCCGCTGCGCATGCGCTTTACATACAACTGTCAGCGCTTCACCCAGTTGGAAGAGGTGCGCGAGTTCCGCCCCGAACTGGTGGTTAACGCCGTGACAGTAAAATATACCATTCCTGCATTCAAGGAGATTATTCCTTATCTGCCGAAGGACTGCATCATCACCGATATCTCGTCGGTAAAGACCGGACTGAAAGAGTTCTACGAGAGCACTGGTATGCACTATGCCAGCAGTCACCCCATGTTTGGTCCAACCTTTGCCAACCTGAACCAGCTGAGCGAGGAGAATGCCATCATCATCAACGAAGGCGACTTCATCGGCCGGCTGTTCTTCAAGGATATCTATCAGAAGTTAGGACTGAACATCTATGAATATTCGTTTGAAGAGCACGACAAGACCGTGGCCTACTCGCTCAGTATTCCGTTCGTTTCTACTTTCGTGTTTGCAGCAGTGATGAAGCATCAGGATGCACCAGGCACCACCTTCAAGCGCCACATGCGCATAGCCAAGGGCGTGCTGAACGAAGACGATTACCTGTTGCAGGAAATCCTGTTCAACCCCTATACCCACGACCAGGTGTCGCAGATTCGTACCGAACTCAAAGAACTCCTTGAAATTATCGACCACAAGGATGCTGACGGTATGAAGAAGTATCTGAAGAAGATACGTGATAATGTGCGCAGAGATATTGAGATTAAACGATAG
- a CDS encoding bifunctional 3-deoxy-7-phosphoheptulonate synthase/chorismate mutase type II, translating to MELELAPLNLPSDNERPFVIAGPCSAETEEQVMTTARQLAMKGCHNFRAGVWKPRTKPGGFEGNGEKALPWLQQVKKETGMLVSTEVATPEHVELALKYDVDILWVGARTSANPFAMQALADSLKGVDVPVFVKNPVNPDLELWIGALERINQAGVKRLGAIHRGFSSYDKKIYRNLPMWQIPIELRRRIPDLPIISDPSHIGGRRELIAPLCQQAMDLGFDGLIVESHCDPDKAWSDAAQQVTPDVLDYILSLLVIRDEHTTTEGIQQLRKQIDELDNQLMDLLAKRMRVCREIGQYKKEHNMTVLQANRYNEILSKRGAQGALCGMGAEFVARVFESIHEESVRQQIEIINK from the coding sequence ATGGAACTAGAATTAGCACCACTGAATTTGCCAAGTGACAATGAACGTCCCTTCGTGATTGCTGGCCCTTGTTCGGCCGAGACGGAGGAACAGGTAATGACAACTGCCCGCCAGTTGGCCATGAAAGGCTGTCATAACTTCCGTGCCGGTGTATGGAAACCTCGCACCAAACCAGGAGGTTTTGAGGGTAATGGCGAGAAAGCTCTGCCATGGCTGCAACAGGTGAAGAAAGAAACCGGTATGCTGGTATCTACCGAGGTGGCTACCCCCGAGCATGTTGAACTGGCTCTGAAATATGATGTTGACATTCTTTGGGTTGGAGCACGTACATCAGCCAATCCCTTTGCCATGCAGGCATTGGCCGACTCGCTGAAAGGCGTTGACGTGCCCGTGTTTGTAAAGAATCCCGTAAACCCCGATTTGGAACTGTGGATTGGTGCGTTGGAACGTATCAATCAGGCCGGCGTGAAACGTCTGGGCGCTATCCATCGTGGTTTCTCGTCGTACGACAAGAAAATATACCGCAACCTTCCTATGTGGCAGATTCCCATAGAGCTGCGTCGCCGTATTCCCGATTTGCCTATCATCAGCGACCCCTCACACATTGGTGGCCGTAGGGAGTTGATTGCACCACTCTGTCAGCAGGCCATGGACCTCGGCTTCGACGGACTGATTGTTGAGAGCCATTGTGATCCAGATAAGGCTTGGAGTGATGCCGCTCAGCAGGTGACTCCCGATGTGCTCGACTATATCCTCTCACTGCTCGTGATTCGTGACGAGCACACTACTACCGAGGGTATCCAGCAGTTGCGTAAGCAGATTGACGAACTGGACAACCAACTGATGGACCTGTTGGCCAAGCGTATGCGCGTTTGCCGTGAGATAGGCCAGTACAAAAAGGAACACAACATGACGGTTCTGCAGGCCAACCGCTACAATGAGATTCTCTCTAAGCGTGGAGCCCAGGGCGCTCTCTGTGGTATGGGAGCTGAGTTCGTGGCTCGCGTGTTCGAGAGCATTCACGAGGAGAGTGTGAGACAACAGATTGAAATTATAAATAAATAG
- a CDS encoding pyridoxal phosphate-dependent aminotransferase, whose protein sequence is MIQPAERLSLVSEYYFSRKLKEVAQLNAEGKDIISLAIGSPDMPPSEQTIAKLCEVAHQPNAHGYQPTQGTPELREAMTAFYKRWYDVELDAKSEVLPLIGSKEGILHVTLAFVNPGDEVLVPNPGYPTYTSLSKILGAKIVNYNLKEDNGWQPDFDELEKMDLSHVKLMWTNYPNMPTGGRARRETYERLVRFAKDHDIVVVNDNPYSFILSEEHLSILQVPGAKDCCIEFNSMSKSHNMPGWRIGLCASNPQFIQWILKVQSNIESGTFRGIQLAAAEAYKNDEAWHREFNIDTYARRRQWAEKIMDVLGCTYDKNQVGMFLWGRIPAEIQNVEDLTERVLHEARVFITPGFIFGSNGERYIRISLCAKEEKLEAALRRIEKLK, encoded by the coding sequence ATGATACAACCAGCAGAAAGACTATCGCTCGTGAGCGAATACTATTTCAGTAGAAAACTGAAAGAAGTAGCCCAACTAAACGCCGAAGGAAAGGACATTATCAGTCTGGCTATCGGCAGTCCCGACATGCCGCCTTCTGAACAAACCATCGCAAAACTGTGCGAGGTGGCCCATCAGCCTAATGCCCATGGCTATCAACCCACTCAGGGAACACCTGAACTTCGTGAGGCCATGACCGCCTTCTACAAGCGTTGGTATGATGTTGAACTTGATGCCAAGAGTGAAGTACTACCGCTCATCGGTTCGAAAGAAGGAATCCTTCACGTTACGCTGGCTTTCGTGAACCCCGGCGATGAGGTGCTGGTGCCCAATCCAGGTTATCCTACCTATACTTCGCTCTCGAAAATACTGGGTGCGAAAATCGTAAACTACAATCTGAAAGAAGATAACGGTTGGCAACCTGATTTCGATGAATTGGAGAAAATGGACCTGAGCCATGTGAAGCTGATGTGGACCAACTATCCTAATATGCCAACAGGTGGACGTGCCCGTCGTGAAACTTACGAGCGGTTGGTGCGCTTTGCTAAAGACCATGATATCGTGGTGGTCAACGACAATCCCTATTCGTTCATACTGAGCGAGGAACATCTCAGCATTCTTCAGGTGCCGGGCGCTAAAGACTGCTGCATTGAGTTCAACTCAATGTCGAAGAGTCATAACATGCCAGGCTGGCGTATAGGTCTCTGTGCTTCGAATCCACAGTTCATTCAATGGATTCTGAAAGTACAGTCCAACATTGAGAGCGGAACCTTCCGTGGTATCCAGTTGGCTGCTGCCGAGGCATATAAGAACGATGAGGCATGGCATAGAGAGTTCAATATTGATACCTATGCGCGTCGTCGTCAATGGGCAGAGAAAATTATGGATGTGCTGGGGTGCACCTATGATAAAAATCAGGTGGGAATGTTCCTTTGGGGAAGAATCCCTGCTGAGATTCAAAACGTGGAGGATTTGACGGAACGTGTGCTTCACGAAGCCCGTGTGTTCATCACCCCCGGATTCATTTTCGGTTCGAATGGCGAACGATATATCCGCATATCGCTCTGTGCCAAGGAAGAGAAGCTCGAAGCTGCGCTGAGGAGAATTGAAAAATTGAAATAA
- a CDS encoding prephenate dehydratase domain-containing protein, giving the protein MKRIAIQGQVGSFHDIAAHEYFKGEQIQLICCPTFEKTFQAVNEDPTVIAIAAIENTIAGSLLHNYELLRDSGTTVVGEHKLHITHCICCLPEDDWNTITEVHSHPVALMQTRHYLEKHPELRIVEGEDTAGSAKMIAEGKHRGWAAICHAEAARLYGLKVLEDGIEDNKHNFTRFLVCSAQQKADLLRPITEVNKSSIVFSLPHEEGSLSAVLAILSFYKINLTKIQSLPIIGREWEYLFYVDVTYNNLPRYRQAVDAIIPLTRDLKILGEYRGS; this is encoded by the coding sequence ATGAAACGAATAGCAATACAAGGTCAGGTGGGGTCGTTCCACGATATTGCTGCCCATGAGTATTTCAAGGGTGAGCAGATACAGCTGATCTGCTGTCCCACGTTCGAAAAAACCTTCCAGGCTGTGAACGAAGATCCAACGGTCATCGCCATCGCAGCCATTGAAAACACCATAGCCGGAAGTTTGCTTCACAACTATGAACTGTTGCGCGACAGTGGTACAACGGTGGTAGGCGAACACAAACTGCACATCACCCATTGTATATGCTGTTTGCCCGAGGATGATTGGAACACAATTACCGAGGTGCATTCACACCCCGTGGCCTTGATGCAGACACGCCATTACCTGGAAAAACATCCCGAACTGCGTATCGTGGAAGGTGAAGATACTGCCGGATCGGCCAAAATGATAGCCGAAGGAAAACATCGCGGATGGGCAGCCATCTGTCATGCGGAGGCTGCTCGGCTCTACGGACTGAAGGTGTTGGAGGATGGTATCGAGGACAACAAGCACAATTTCACCCGTTTCCTTGTTTGTTCAGCTCAGCAGAAAGCCGACCTGTTGCGCCCAATCACCGAGGTCAACAAATCGAGCATCGTGTTCTCCCTGCCTCACGAAGAGGGAAGCCTGTCGGCCGTACTCGCTATTCTGTCGTTCTATAAGATCAACCTGACGAAGATCCAGTCGCTTCCCATCATCGGCCGCGAATGGGAGTACCTGTTCTATGTTGACGTGACCTACAACAATCTGCCTCGCTATCGGCAGGCTGTCGATGCCATCATTCCGCTTACCCGTGATCTGAAAATCTTAGGAGAATACAGGGGAAGCTGA
- a CDS encoding SemiSWEET family sugar transporter: MEQGVIYEMCGIIASIGMVLGYLPQAVQTIRTRNTDGIALPTFLMMGIGSFCFMLQGLLHKPEIIWSLFLTNLVTTLCSIIVFSIKVYNDYFKK; the protein is encoded by the coding sequence ATGGAACAAGGAGTGATTTATGAAATGTGTGGCATCATTGCCAGTATCGGAATGGTACTGGGCTATCTGCCTCAGGCAGTACAGACCATTCGTACACGAAACACAGATGGCATAGCTTTGCCTACATTTTTGATGATGGGCATAGGCAGTTTCTGCTTTATGCTGCAGGGACTGTTGCACAAACCGGAAATCATCTGGTCGCTATTCCTCACCAATCTGGTGACAACCCTGTGCAGCATCATTGTGTTTTCGATAAAGGTGTATAACGATTATTTTAAAAAATAA
- a CDS encoding SDR family oxidoreductase, which yields MKAIVIGASSGIGMEVARLMVKEGWTVGVAARRIELLGETGAAATAQIDVTQEDAPQRLQQLIQQLGGMDLFFYASGIGKQNRELTADIELATVQTNGLGFTRMIGEAYRYFAQQGYGHIAAISSIAGTKGLGPAPSYSASKAYQAVYLQALEQQIYKRGLDIKITDIRPGFVDTALLSGDVRYPMMLKPETVAKEIICAIKKRRHIRIIDWKYRIMTAMWRRIPRWIWRRLPL from the coding sequence ATGAAAGCAATTGTGATAGGTGCATCATCAGGCATTGGTATGGAGGTGGCTCGCCTCATGGTAAAAGAAGGGTGGACGGTAGGTGTTGCTGCCCGAAGGATTGAACTGCTTGGCGAGACAGGTGCTGCTGCAACAGCCCAGATTGACGTGACACAGGAGGATGCCCCTCAGCGCCTTCAGCAACTCATTCAGCAGTTGGGCGGTATGGACTTGTTTTTCTATGCCTCGGGCATTGGCAAGCAGAACCGTGAACTGACGGCCGACATAGAACTGGCTACTGTACAGACCAATGGTTTGGGATTCACCCGTATGATTGGCGAGGCCTATCGTTATTTCGCCCAACAGGGTTATGGCCATATTGCTGCTATCTCTTCGATAGCTGGAACGAAAGGCCTGGGCCCTGCCCCATCCTATTCGGCTTCGAAAGCTTATCAGGCTGTCTATCTGCAGGCATTGGAGCAGCAGATATACAAGCGTGGCCTAGATATCAAGATTACCGATATTCGTCCTGGTTTTGTTGATACCGCCTTGCTCAGCGGCGATGTGCGCTATCCTATGATGCTGAAGCCGGAGACTGTGGCAAAGGAAATTATCTGTGCCATCAAAAAACGCCGCCATATCCGTATTATCGATTGGAAATACCGTATTATGACCGCCATGTGGCGTCGGATTCCAAGATGGATATGGCGACGTCTTCCGCTATAA
- a CDS encoding S41 family peptidase, translated as MKHKIFLWSTLLLMVMATSCREESDVLQNYAANDGLGYVGADSSFAVKFKALWRALDQNYALWDYERDFGLDWDNVYDEFLPQYEALDQRDDVTDKELLDLLSKTVAPLHDGHFMAQMQNHQTGSFVSASPSTLRVKQRPDYAVSEGFQPDLEYYYPEDEDGNGEIVEHLSASTQLGSMFREFLLTNNQGKLWITKEIYRLEDLETPNELEQFKLKNLKQLNSELDDFFSLVSQNSITIQTAIRMFNELAVKYAILEVPGFNEINSGFINGGIKIEYALFRNSIVYLTFDSFSLTAYLDEKECANLFPNPDTNTEKKIQKVRSVWEKWFNTVQDLHKKGQLKGVIVDIRGNDGGFLNDFQYVLGSMMPSGGFNVGSTRYKRGIGRYDYSPLSPFRFLTLEKTHETITEPVVVLANCNSVSMAEITSLAAKVMPNGTLIGKTTHGGLCGLNPDPETYPYNYSGIVGVEYDTPIYLYLPSLAFADHEGKFLEGVGVTPDIDVDLDADLLEDDGRDTQLERAIQFLNTGK; from the coding sequence ATGAAACATAAGATATTTCTTTGGAGCACTTTGCTCCTGATGGTTATGGCTACAAGCTGTCGTGAAGAGAGTGATGTGCTACAGAATTATGCCGCTAACGACGGATTGGGCTATGTAGGCGCTGACAGTAGTTTTGCAGTCAAGTTCAAAGCGCTCTGGAGAGCACTTGACCAGAACTATGCCCTTTGGGATTATGAACGGGATTTCGGATTGGACTGGGACAATGTGTACGATGAGTTTCTGCCCCAATATGAAGCACTCGACCAGCGCGATGATGTTACTGATAAAGAATTGTTAGATTTGCTTTCAAAAACCGTGGCTCCACTTCACGACGGACACTTCATGGCTCAAATGCAAAACCATCAGACAGGATCTTTCGTATCAGCTTCACCAAGCACGCTGCGCGTCAAACAACGTCCCGACTATGCTGTCTCCGAGGGATTTCAGCCTGATTTGGAATATTACTATCCGGAAGATGAGGATGGCAATGGCGAAATTGTTGAGCATCTGTCTGCCAGCACACAATTAGGTAGCATGTTTAGAGAGTTCTTGCTCACCAATAACCAAGGAAAACTGTGGATAACGAAGGAGATTTATAGGCTTGAAGACTTGGAAACCCCTAATGAACTGGAGCAGTTCAAACTGAAAAACTTAAAGCAGCTAAATAGTGAATTAGATGATTTCTTTAGTCTTGTCAGCCAGAATAGTATCACTATTCAAACTGCTATACGGATGTTTAATGAGCTTGCTGTGAAATACGCTATATTGGAAGTCCCTGGGTTTAATGAAATCAATTCCGGTTTCATAAATGGTGGTATCAAAATTGAGTATGCCCTTTTCCGCAACAGCATAGTCTATCTGACATTTGATTCTTTCTCGCTAACTGCATACTTAGACGAAAAAGAGTGTGCCAATCTGTTCCCAAATCCAGATACCAATACGGAGAAGAAAATTCAGAAGGTGCGCTCTGTTTGGGAAAAATGGTTCAACACCGTTCAGGATCTGCACAAGAAGGGACAACTGAAAGGCGTTATTGTTGACATACGAGGCAATGACGGCGGTTTCCTCAATGACTTCCAGTATGTGTTGGGCAGTATGATGCCCAGCGGCGGTTTCAATGTTGGTTCCACCCGCTACAAGCGTGGAATAGGCCGATACGACTACTCGCCTCTGTCTCCTTTCCGCTTCCTTACACTTGAAAAGACACATGAAACCATCACCGAACCGGTGGTAGTCTTGGCCAACTGTAACTCAGTGAGCATGGCAGAAATAACTTCGCTGGCTGCAAAGGTGATGCCCAATGGTACACTGATAGGCAAAACTACTCATGGCGGACTTTGTGGGCTGAATCCTGATCCCGAAACCTATCCTTATAACTACTCAGGAATTGTCGGAGTGGAGTACGACACTCCTATCTACCTCTATCTTCCCTCGTTGGCCTTTGCCGATCATGAAGGAAAGTTCTTGGAGGGAGTCGGTGTGACACCCGATATAGATGTTGACCTTGATGCCGATCTGTTGGAAGACGACGGACGTGACACGCAGTTAGAACGTGCAATCCAGTTCTTGAACACTGGTAAATAA